Part of the Uloborus diversus isolate 005 chromosome 2, Udiv.v.3.1, whole genome shotgun sequence genome, TGTAACGTTTATCGCATAAAAGGTACgctctagctgtcattttccaatgaaAGTTATATTACCCATGGCTTTAGGggatcagcaacaaattgaggaaagcaaaaatattttttgatcatcatttatttaccagcaaaaatacccggtgttgcctgagtcagtaataattgtgagaaacaatcgctactttcattcatgttctgttttaactgaaagaactcaaaacacaccgctttgacgtgattaaaaatcaagcttactcataaaagtaaaatagcaacaaGTATgcagaacgaaatagtattcagttagaaaggaaagcacaacatttaagcatataaaaatccaaagaatttccaaaatatgaactaacaaaaacagaTCGCtaaaaaaactgtgcgctttattttgttaatgaaatagtacacacacacacacatacacacacacacacaaaaaaaggccTTCTattatgtttccctaagtgtgcaagaAGTAGAGTTTCCAGATACACACATAAAAAccagccgatgatcgagtaacccgcgtgttttaacaatgaaactcgcgccacggcacgataatttgataatatgctttggtgatgtttaacatacagggaaaggtttaattctgacaaggctgaactcgatccggtaacttaactgttttactggtaagactgtgtcatatcaggggaatgaagaaacgataaaATAGTCAACATAGACTAAttataagagtagaccgagctttcccagacttgctgatgaaaaaattggttcatggatacatcatgtgactggtgggaggtttggcgaaaactttggcagcatgattgcttgatggcaacattatctatagtttggcaccgACATGTATTTtcagacgtaatgtgttttcattataatttgttttccaggtgcagagattgaactgtttttcttttagttatgcattattttgacattagtaattagtttttgacacagttttcagtaacttttatttcattcggaacagCTACGttagcgttggcgtgaacgtaatggcgtaaatgttttgcgttaacgcaaaaatgtactaatcggaatcttaaattgaaattgtaggtaaaaatcttaccgtttaccgattctttttacccgactgcgcgggcgcgacgcaaaggagggtaatgtgtttatcagtctacactggtgtgcaaaaattaaggacgagacggttttttcaatataactttgtacaaaagctttccaaatcaacacatttaataccgtaagatccccaatacgtaaggacatgtgtaatgtaagcaacacttactaaaagagaaatcagagggataaaaagaagctttattgaaaaagtagcatggagcgcaatgcgactgaaggccgaaacatccctgtgataggtgtccagcaagaaacatccggtctttagtaggggatatgatctcccccgactgctaggcaggtttcacagcgtctgcccatgcttagaatgagggtgtcaatgagttgttgaggcattgctgcctaTTCGTCTTGTAGCgtcaatcgaagctcccgaatcgttactggtggtaaggtacgagctgccaagcgtctgcctagaaaatcccatacatgcccGATGgaattgagatccggagatcgtgccgatccatacgttcaatatcctcactttctaagagctgttcggcagctactgtgcgatgacatggtgcattgtcgtccatgaaaaggaactgcggacccatagcgcctctaaaaagactaacatatggaagaagaatctcgttacaataacgggtcccgttgactgaacctgcgtcgaagatgtgaaggtctgtacgactaccaagcatgatgcctccccaaacgagaacaccgtgacctccatacctgtccctttcaatgatgttcgagggatgattgcggcttcccccgctctctccagatgagtatgcgatgagaatcgctactcagactgaatctgctctcatgtGTAAaaagtactcgtccccattcattgtctttCCAATTccagtgttcccggcaccacagagaacgccttctccgatggacaggcgttagaggtacacaccgtatagggcgtcgtgcaaacagaccaccaccgtgcagtcttctggccacggtaaaacgcgatatcggtcgtccagtcgcctgtgtcgtgtgtctagagATTTCTcgcgctgtctgccgcctgtttcttctggcctgtaagacaatataccagtcatctgcgggtgtggttccttgtggacgaccactactgaacccccggatagctgttcctgtagtttgaaattgtctccaaagtcgtgaaacgatgctgtgagcacaattccgaactctgcagccacacttgtcacactgcggccttcctccaacttcctaatgattcgacctcgggtaaaagaaTCCAGATGtagtctaacagattgattattcgccatttctcgctgaggcagcaactcggtgtgattttaactgctatacggcgtgcaatctctttgccagaaatactgatcttacaccaacaacatgctttatactactcagacactcccccattacgtctgcctgcatatctgcgcatgtgataccgtacatcaccttacttaatctcctgattggtctttctgtccgctttgtctcttcgttcagctgatatgctaatttttcgccttcgtccttaatttttgcacaccagtgtatgtatgtatgtccgtttctatgggGCGTTCTACAGACTAAACGCCTTgagcaattttggtaattcttacgtcaatcgatttgtcttaaccttgggagtgtcactaaacacatgacagtaatcaaaagtaccatttgaaaaaaccagttgccattttgtcagttcgggatcggcgcacgttgggtgttgcacactgtgtcgcacgctacctgcgtgtgacaaatgcaggtagttttcgctgcctgaatttttttgtttactaagtctattaATTTGGGTTTCAATGGCCGAGTGGCCtaaagcgattgcttctcccacttgaggcggtgggtcaagacacactcgctccggatgtactttcccctctttctgatgtaaattccttcatgtgttctttatatgtattttgtactgtaataaaaaaaatatatcatgcgtaacgaaggcaagacactcagattgtagtcctcatcaaaataaacccgtgcaataagcaccaaaagaaagaaagtctactaattcgattttcatctctaacatgttgcaaatgtttttgctttgattcaagggactgagtttcgtgacGTGTTTTCTTGaaaggcttttttagttttgagaaagatttgactgcggggggggggggggagtttccgATTTTGCATCATCATGacttatacaggctgtttatatagctgtgctgtggttgactttaGTTcccgcatttttgccgaaggtcaagcacatatttagctttaagccgagttaggtccctagagggactaattatcagtagtttagatcaccgcaagttacttaataaaactcacgatacaaacaaactccaTTAATGAAATGACAaagttgcgaaatgtaccgttttataatcataataactaagtcaatgaaagttaactaaaaagtgtaaaataaaaaaattattaaataaaaacaaaaaacccgactgcgtaaaaaccaaaaaaactaaaaagacaaATGCATACGCCCAGTAGTTTAGAaagtattaagtactactgaataactactccgttgaaatagttttataaccgcaCACAGATAAGAcgaattcataaattcaaaagcagaatagaaggatcaacagtagggagcccattcaaattttacggggttccttgaatcagaaagaaaTGTGCCCCGACTGTTGATAATCAAAACCCAACAGGGGTTgtctcatcaaaaacaacagggttgtttttggtgAGATAGATTTATTTAGAAggtaaacagcttcacatacatagaggactgcttgccaagtgccttgcctccggacCCACACagaaaagatttacaacacaagagcaAGAAATAACACCAGGGCAccagtgggaatcgaacccacgacctccggctcagaaaacgaagcttctaccacagagccacgggGGCCCCTTTTGGTCTTCATTCaccgtaaatagctgagaatatgctgtaattttcagaaattcgtTACCTTACTATGGATATTTACTTTACGTACTTTCGAGATAGTATTACTGATATTCACAAAGAttaaatataagcatttcttttaaaattaatttttgaaagaatgtATGGTGTTtctattttgatgtttagttcttatttctgaaaagaaaagTGTTTACTTTGAGAATTTATGCATTATAGCtaattaaataatcaaaataatctTACCTTTATTAGTTTGTGAATATGTATAACTTCTTAATAAAGTCGTTTCAATATTGTAATTTTGTTGAAGCAGCTAATGCTGGAAGATATCTGCCATTTATAAGCTATAAAATCCATGCATAACTTCAGTTATCATTTTTTGCTCAATCGAACACGACTTTTTTCAGTCgctattttttcatgaaattgtGTAACTATCTTTAAGGAGGGAAACCAATTTAAGAGgcagaaattttagtgtttttcttgaattttttcaacagggaagaaataatcagaatttgttcaaacttgaaggatattttattaatattttgaagtacactttaattttttcaagtcatttctgcCAGAAATAGAAGAGTTAGAAGCTGATGTCCATAGATGGTCGCCATCAtagcttgttgctggtgtgcattcCTAAAgtcaatttttatctgtaatcaatacaattttttttaaaatcgttaacaacatatttcctcAAAATGTGTAGGAGCgtgcataggggggggggggggcgagagaagggacacctgttggcccgggcaagagtctgaagggggcccaatactTTTTTAAACAAGGGGTGGTGGTTATAAAagttaaacaatatggagggggcctgGAAAAGTCACTTGTAATTTTTCCAggctccctccatattgtttaacttttaatttcagAATGATTGGCCTATAACATTTTGCGCTAGAATGCACACAAGTTGNNNNNNNNNNNNNNNNNNNNNNNNNNNNNNNNNNNNNNNNNNNNNNNNNNNNNNNNNNNNNNNNNNNNNNNNNNNNNNNNNNNNNNNNNNNNNNNNNNNNaatcaaggcttctctggacaaGAATGACATtgattgctttcttaggagttgcattcTCATTTTTacacataaagggctacttctctGTTCGGATGTCCggagtaaacttcaaaactactggacgtattttaaccattttttcacgaTAGATAGTTAAATTATCAGGGAACaatttaggctataatttattgttaaaaaacttagttttaaaaagttatgatggaaaacagtaaatatcATGTAACAATCATGTCAACATCTtaatgacgtcataaatgatgcattttgccgcatctttcaccacgtttccacgttatgataatcaagaagcgaattaaaattgcgctctacgcttgcgatcaaccatatcgttgccagtacacgtgagtaaagatgcgaattaaatatttagctctgtgattggcaacactaaatgacatttcaccatttgtgatgtcatccggcagaagtataaacaatgaaagcgtaccgatttaagtaattttttaaaacattaaacttaaacaaattatttaaaaaatggtcagattttatgtttttaagcatgctctttcagaaaaaaatactttcaaaattttggaaacgaccctattattactgacccaggcaacgccgggtgtttttgctagtaataaataaacGATATGAATAagagaaataatatttcaaacttACCGCCGATAAAACCCCACAGAAAAGTAAATCCACGAAATGTCCATAACAAAGTAGCACAACATCGAACTGATAGCAGAAATTATTCCCCCCGACATCACTACAGCCATCACTCCGTACTTCTGTCCTAGGATACCAGCGAGTGGACCTGAAACAATTAAAGGCTAAGTCATTTTAGGACAACACAACAAGAACCAGGTGAATTTCACATTCATCAACAGAACCAACCTTTTAACCAAGATTTTTAACTTGTATCTTGCATATGAATCACTTTATCGAGAACCATAACGGAATCCGCGAACCAGTAGGGATCCGTAAATATTCAGAAAGGCAGTAGTTACCAACTATTTCTACCCTTTTACATTCatgagaaattttttaatttaatcagttttggaagaaaatgttcgttaaaaaattattttctcagaatggtATTTTAAAGTACTATGAAACAACATGCCACATATTTCTTATAAGTAATTTTTCCGCTATCTTATcttataaaaacacttttaatgtagcgatatttttaataatttcacaTCAATCCTTCATAAATACAGAAAATTAtatgtttaataaattattttatttgatttgcATTAACTGTTTCTTTCGTTGGCCCCAATGTCTTCAAGATTCATATACGGATCCTGAATATTAGATTATTATACATACTCATATGTTGGAGCAAACCtcacctggcagcattgtaatgaTGCGATTAGGATAGCCTCTACCATTGATGTTGGTAAGGTTTGCCCAACAATAGATTGTAAGCTTTTCGATTGACTTTAGCACCAGTAAGTACGGAAAATAGAACAAAGATCTCACCACACAGATTCTTGCCAGCCATCTTGACGCTGTAGGGTCTCGAGGCCACTTCGCGATTCACTTGGAACACCCTCCTGAAGTCGAGGAAGAGGATGCTGGCAACCCTGGCCTGGCCACTCATGAGCATGGTGATGGTCATGAGGGCCAGGCCTACAATCCAGGACCGAACGCCATCAGGGCCTCCCGAGGAGGACGAAACCTCGTCTTCGATAGGACTGGGGAAAAGACAAAAAGATACTCATTATCCACATATACATGGTGATTCAAAAGTCAAGCAACCCATTCGAATATAATTTATTCTTAAAATGCTATTAGttgtaattcaaaaaaatgtctgGTTGGCAACAGTACATATTTCAAGATGACACGACgtcatttttactttcattttccatTCACACTGAAACTTTCAGTAGTTTTTTAGTTTGTAGTGTAGTTAAGGTGATTTTATGCCAGCAGTTGGAAATTTTGCCGAATGCTTTTCATAATAGAAGCAGACGTAGGTCCAAAGGGGAGTCATGAGGCGTCATGAGTTTCCTCCCCCCCACCAAGCGACCAAGAATAACCTAAAGCTACATTTTGGAAACTtatatttcgccaaatttgcaacAAAAACGCACTTGGTGACCGAAAATAACAATTTGACACCCCCCTCCTTCCGATAATGATCCCcaccaaaaccagaagctggataaACTGAAGATTTTCGGCTTACGAAATTTTTGGTGTTCTGACTATTACATAGCTTGTAAGGTGTGGGAAGAAACCAAGCTACATCTGGATGGAATGGTCCAAAAAATGTACCAACCCATATATTTCGTGCAAATTGATAAGATAATCCCAGATCTTGATACCTTATATTATTTATGATgccatttttaatgtatttcaaaatGTAATTGTACCTCAATGAGATTTTGATTTTCAATACGTTTGTAAATCTCACATTGTTAATGCAGGTTCCTTAGTATGGGGGAGTCAAAATAGCTTATTTTTCAGCACATCACGTACTTGAAATGGCTTTGAAACAATTCTTGACTTAATATGGAAAAGCAAGAGTTCTTACTATTGAAATGTATCTCATTCTTAGAAATGATTCACTATGTTCTCATTTTTGAGGTGCCGCTCTACTCAAGAATGATATAACATGTGCTTAGTTTTGAGACATTCATATTTTCCAACCGATTCGACAACTTCTCGTTTTTGAAACAGCCCAGTCTCAGAAATGATACAGTCTGGGCTTATTTCTGAGAAACTTTTGTTCTCAAAAGTAACTCGACATGTTCTCATTTTTTGAGATACAACTGTATTCAAAAGTGATTCGGTGTGTCCTCAAAAATAAGAACATATTGTATCACTCTAGAGTAGAGCGGTATCTCAAAAATTAGAGCACGGTGAATCATTTTTGAGAACGGGATATGTTTCAAAAGCAAAAGCTCTTTCTTGATTTTCAATTCCAAGCCGAATTGTTTCGGAGCCATTTCCAGTAAGTGATGTgcttaaaaataagatattttgtcTCAATACTAAGAAACCTGTTTTCACAATATGTTTAATCTAATCAGGTGCTTTCAATTCTTGAATAATACGAACGTGATAAGCGTATCATCCCAAATTCTACAGAGCTCTGCGATAGTTCGTATGAGCTTTGAGAGCCTTTACGATGAATTCATCTGTGATGTCAGATTTCTAACTTCTTCGAAAGGAAATTTCACATTTTATCCTTCACACTGCCCCTATAGTATTGGCTCAGTAAAAGTGGATCGACACAACCGATATCCTACTTATACCGACCGGAAATTACTGTAATATCGACCAATCGATCGCGATCAATCTTTTGACGACAGTAAGATGCTTGTGTCATGATCCATCATGAATATTGCGCAAAAATCTTCATTACCAAAAGTATCAGAAGTCATAAAATTCGCGTACCTCCAGTCatatgtctccccccccccccccaaaaaaaaaaatctatgctgaTCAGTTCAATTTATGAATTGACACTACTTACCCTTCAAGAATTCCACTATTTTGACGTTGATATgagagcattttattttaattgagagtcttttatttcaattttaagtgaTATCCTTTGAATCCCCCCCACTAAGTTTAATTTGCTTGCAGTTCTTTCCTACGCTAATTGTCAGAAACATTCGTATACAAATAATAGTTATCAACAAACTTGCCAAATAGTTGCCTAaggataacagaaaaaaaaaaaaagttttcgttgGAAAAGAAACTGATTTTTGCAACAGATTGCACGCGATATGAGTTCTATTATGTAgagaaatttcctttttaaaattgtatagcTTGCTTTGATGTTTTCATTTGCTAaattaatacataattaaatatatGACAGATTGTTGCCAAAGGGGGGACAAAAATAAAAGCCCCTTTTCCGTCGCACATTGTAGATATTCTCTTTGCGTgcatatgaacttttttttttcaaagatcacTGAAAATGACATCCAGAAATGTCAGCCTGTTGCAAGGAAGGGAAGCCACTTACTCACTGGCACTGATTGTCGATTGCTGGTTTCTCTCCGGGCGCAGAAGTGGATCTTTTTCGGTGTAACTTTCCTCTCTGGTGGGGCTCCTGGCAGACATTTTTTGGTACAAGAACTTTTTGAGGCCTTTCATTTTGCTACCTTCGCATCTGAAATAAAGAAAGTAGTAGTATTTTGATTTACATTGGTTAAATTCGGACAATTAATCATCATAAGAGCGGAGGGAAGGGGAGGGGCAAGGTACCGGCAACGTTTGATCACACTTTGACCAAGAAAACATTTAGCTTTTTCCAAAGTGAAAATCCTTTAGCACTGTGAAGCGAATTTTGGTGGGGAAAAATTTATGGATTCGTTTCCGATGATCTCGACAAAATCGAGTCGTACTGTGCTTACGCCAGACTAGCGACGCGTAGCATAAGCACAGCGGTCTGTATATGGATGGTTTTTCTTCTTGTGATTTCGCGTCACCGACATGATGTAATATTTAAATCATACCCTCAAATAACGCTACTTTTATACTTTTAAGGCTTCTAAGctacaaaaaagtattttaggtGTTCGGACTATTACGCCACGCCCGGACAGGGGTCCAATTTAGCCGGCTCTAGAATCGTCCCAGCCCGCAACAacaatttttgaacaatttaaaaatttaaacaattcaaaatttaagcAATTTGACTCTTGGATTATTGTAGTATATTTAATTTAAcgtatgtttgtgaaaaatagtttttttttttattaagaacaTACAAAGAGGCGAGATATCGTTCCAGATCAATGAAAGGGCTCCAAAACGacctattttttagaaaataaagtgcCGTGTCCaataattacttaaaactaagtttttcaaaacattcgttttatttttttttttataacaaactgATTGAGATTTAAAAACGTTTAttaacaaagaaacaaaaaaaaagagaaaaacataaaGTTGTACTTTTGTTCAACTTATTACAAATTTTTTGCACTTCCTGTTTGGACTGGGTAACTTGCCATTCGAATAAAAATCACACAATGAgtctataaataatattttttaacttcaaggTTTTTAGGACCTTGTTATAATTGAAAGTGCGCACATTTCTTCTCCAGATATGGCACTCTTTTCTGAAAGGTTCGTCGTCTCCGTTTTAATAGTAAGCATTTAAATGgtcaaatgttgaaaaaaaattctgccgtggtcaggtaaacggcagtatctgtagaaatgagttttcgagatacctGAAGAAAcctcttttttattcaaaacaattgatagggaaatgttggaattagaaatcgctttttttccagcggaaaccaaataagcattcttgtacaataaagataacgtacaacagatgacaaaaacataaaaatatgaaaacttaaaaattttcaattactgCCCTTTTTCTGATCACGGCAGTCTTCACaacaacaatacaaaaaaaaaaaaaaaaaaaaaaatcaacgtgtCTTGCCCTTGAATAAAGAAGCCTACATctccagtgattttttttttttttactttgtttgaaGGCCATATTTGTCAGTGATAATCAAGACCAGTCGTCCTTCCTTCTGTTCAACTAAAACACTGTATCGTTTCTTTGCACGTGCAACGGAACGTCCCGGCGAATTCGTGAGCTCTTTGTGGTCTTacatgaaaataatgaaatgaatacaaaaaacttttattaaatttaagcaGGTGATGCCGATGTTGGGTCATTAAAGGTTTATGTTGGCGACAATTATGCAATACAATACactaaaaatattccgaaacgtcAGATTATTTCGTTCTATTTCAACGTTCCGGGATTTCGCGGATTTCCACCTTTTTACGATGAAAATCAGGGgtacccggggggggggggatatggcgCAAGTCGCACcatcaaaattggggggggggggagatttttaaatttttgtatttaattttattcattgatttatttttactataaattatttatttt contains:
- the LOC129216604 gene encoding monocarboxylate transporter 13-like encodes the protein MKGLKKFLYQKMSARSPTREESYTEKDPLLRPERNQQSTISASDPIEDEVSSSSGGPDGVRSWIVGLALMTITMLMSGQARVASILFLDFRRVFQVNREVASRPYSVKMAGKNLCGPLAGILGQKYGVMAVVMSGGIISAISSMLCYFVMDISWIYFSVGFYRR